One genomic region from Methanocaldococcus fervens AG86 encodes:
- a CDS encoding TatD family hydrolase encodes MFYVDAHCHIEDKAFNKNRDEVVERAKKENVIIVTSGASLGGCLRALEFKKKYGIYLTLGYHPSRVKADDKVVNKVYNIIRNNKDEILAVGEIGMDIKDENYERQEEIFKKFLTLAEELDKPIVVHARGFEEKIFEIAKDKVEIMFHCYSGDIELAKKIGEEGGLISISTLICFSEHHKKLVDSLDLEYLTTETDSPYLSPIKGAKNEPRNVKLVVEEIAKIKEMDVEEVKNTIYKNTCRFFRRRL; translated from the coding sequence ATGTTTTATGTTGATGCTCACTGCCATATAGAGGATAAGGCATTTAATAAAAATAGGGATGAGGTTGTTGAGAGGGCTAAAAAGGAGAATGTGATAATAGTTACAAGTGGAGCGAGTTTAGGGGGATGTTTAAGAGCTTTAGAATTTAAGAAGAAATATGGTATTTATTTAACCCTTGGATACCATCCTTCAAGAGTTAAAGCTGACGATAAAGTAGTAAATAAAGTTTATAACATAATTAGAAACAATAAAGATGAGATTTTAGCCGTTGGAGAGATTGGGATGGATATTAAAGATGAAAACTATGAAAGGCAGGAGGAGATATTTAAAAAATTTTTAACATTGGCAGAAGAGCTTGATAAGCCAATTGTAGTTCATGCAAGAGGATTTGAGGAGAAAATATTTGAAATAGCTAAAGATAAAGTAGAGATTATGTTTCACTGCTACAGTGGGGATATAGAGTTGGCAAAGAAAATTGGGGAAGAAGGAGGTTTAATATCCATCTCAACGTTAATCTGCTTTTCAGAACATCATAAAAAGCTTGTTGATAGCTTAGATTTGGAATACCTAACTACCGAAACAGACAGCCCTTATTTGTCTCCAATTAAGGGAGCTAAAAATGAGCCAAGAAATGTTAAATTGGTTGTTGAAGAGATAGCAAAAATTAAAGAAATGGATGTTGAGGAGGTAAAAAATACCATCTACAAAAATACATGTAGATTTTTCAGGAGGAGGTTGTAA
- a CDS encoding DUF362 domain-containing protein — MEKVFYAIREDYNSLDNKILDLTFKSYDLNKFDKILIKPNILGPYPPDRAVTTHPKFLEWVIKYLKNNFDGEIVVGESSGYSTRKSFRVSGIEDVCIKYGIEYIPFERDGYLKVKILDRELPISKTVVESDMIINLPKLKTHVLMKFTGAVKNLYGCIPGGLKPKLHGDFPKEEDFAKLLVELYKFITKDREVVTVMDGIWGMEGNGPSNGKPKHSKIVISSTNPVAVDLFASYYIGYKMDDILTNRLLKVDFEIIDVDKNEIKSLNEIKPIKFKKPATVFLNSILPPQIIKIIFNFTIPKPKINKSKCLRCRICEKVCPVNAINNLKIDRKKCINCYCCHEMCPYNAIDLKRFVL; from the coding sequence ATGGAAAAGGTGTTTTATGCAATAAGGGAAGATTATAATTCCTTAGACAACAAAATATTGGATTTAACTTTTAAATCTTATGATTTGAATAAGTTTGATAAAATCTTAATAAAGCCAAATATTCTTGGACCCTATCCGCCAGATAGGGCTGTTACAACACATCCAAAATTCTTAGAGTGGGTTATAAAATATTTAAAGAATAATTTTGACGGAGAAATTGTTGTTGGAGAATCTTCCGGATATTCTACAAGAAAATCATTTAGAGTTTCTGGAATTGAAGATGTTTGTATAAAATATGGTATAGAGTACATCCCATTTGAGAGGGATGGGTATTTGAAGGTAAAAATCCTTGATAGGGAACTGCCAATCTCAAAAACTGTTGTTGAAAGCGATATGATAATAAACCTCCCAAAATTAAAGACGCATGTTTTGATGAAATTTACTGGGGCTGTTAAAAATTTATACGGCTGCATTCCTGGAGGGTTAAAGCCAAAGCTTCATGGGGATTTTCCGAAAGAAGAGGATTTTGCAAAACTATTGGTTGAGCTTTATAAGTTCATAACAAAAGATAGGGAAGTTGTTACAGTAATGGATGGAATTTGGGGAATGGAAGGGAACGGCCCAAGTAATGGGAAGCCAAAGCATTCAAAAATAGTTATAAGCTCAACTAATCCTGTTGCTGTAGATTTATTTGCTTCATATTACATTGGGTACAAGATGGATGATATTTTAACAAACAGACTACTTAAAGTAGATTTTGAAATAATAGACGTGGATAAAAATGAGATAAAATCCCTAAATGAAATAAAACCTATAAAATTTAAGAAACCAGCTACAGTTTTTTTGAATTCTATTCTTCCCCCTCAAATAATTAAAATAATATTTAACTTTACAATCCCAAAGCCAAAAATAAACAAAAGTAAGTGCTTAAGATGTAGAATTTGCGAAAAGGTCTGCCCAGTTAATGCGATAAACAATCTAAAGATAGATAGAAAAAAATGTATAAACTGCTATTGCTGTCATGAGATGTGTCCTTATAATGCCATTGATTTGAAAAGGTTTGTTTTATAA
- the pyrB gene encoding aspartate carbamoyltransferase, producing the protein MRHLISMKDIGKEEILEILEEAKKMEELLNTKRPLKLLEGKILATVFYEPSTRTRLSFETAMKRLGGEVITMTDLKSSSVAKGESLIDTIRVISGYADIIVLRHPSEGAARLASEYSQVPIINAGDGSNQHPTQTLLDLYTIMREIGKIDGIKITFVGDLKYGRTVHSLVYALSLFNDVEMYFISPKELKMPRDIIEDLKSKNIKFYEKESLDEIGDDIDVLYVTRIQKERFPDPNEYEKVKGSYKIKKEYVEGKKFIIMHPLPRVDEIDYEVDNLPQAKYFKQSFYGIPVRMAILKKLIEDNE; encoded by the coding sequence ATGAGGCATTTGATATCTATGAAAGATATTGGAAAGGAAGAAATTTTAGAGATTTTGGAAGAAGCAAAGAAAATGGAGGAGCTTTTAAATACAAAGAGACCTTTAAAGTTGTTGGAAGGAAAGATATTGGCAACTGTTTTTTATGAGCCATCAACAAGAACAAGGCTGAGCTTTGAAACTGCTATGAAAAGGCTTGGAGGAGAAGTAATAACAATGACTGATTTAAAAAGCTCCTCTGTTGCAAAGGGGGAGAGTTTAATAGATACAATTAGGGTTATTAGTGGTTATGCTGACATAATCGTTTTAAGGCATCCAAGTGAAGGAGCTGCAAGATTGGCATCTGAGTATTCCCAAGTTCCAATTATAAATGCTGGAGATGGAAGTAATCAGCATCCAACTCAAACACTTTTAGATTTATATACAATAATGAGGGAAATTGGAAAAATAGATGGGATAAAAATAACTTTTGTAGGAGATTTAAAGTATGGAAGAACAGTTCACTCATTAGTTTATGCACTTTCCTTGTTTAATGATGTTGAGATGTATTTTATCTCTCCAAAGGAGTTGAAGATGCCAAGAGACATAATTGAAGATTTAAAATCTAAAAACATAAAATTCTATGAAAAAGAAAGTTTAGATGAAATTGGTGATGATATAGATGTTTTATATGTAACAAGAATCCAGAAGGAGAGGTTTCCAGACCCTAACGAATATGAAAAGGTTAAAGGCAGTTATAAAATAAAGAAAGAGTATGTTGAAGGAAAAAAATTTATCATTATGCATCCACTGCCAAGAGTTGATGAAATTGATTACGAAGTTGATAACTTACCACAAGCAAAGTATTTTAAGCAGAGTTTTTATGGAATTCCTGTAAGAATGGCTATTTTAAAGAAATTAATTGAGGATAACGAATAA
- a CDS encoding DUF2304 domain-containing protein produces MGLIQIIGILFALFALSRVVLQLKKRTMSTNEGLFWIFIWVSVIILLMFPEFTSYVANILGVGRGVDAVIYISIVVLFYLIYRLYAKVDNLERQITHIVREIAIRDRYEPKKRD; encoded by the coding sequence ATGGGATTGATCCAGATAATTGGAATTTTATTTGCATTGTTTGCCCTTTCAAGGGTTGTATTGCAATTGAAAAAGAGAACTATGAGTACTAACGAGGGATTATTTTGGATTTTCATTTGGGTCTCTGTTATTATATTATTAATGTTTCCGGAATTCACCAGTTATGTAGCCAATATCTTGGGAGTAGGGAGAGGAGTTGATGCAGTCATTTATATATCAATTGTAGTCCTATTCTATTTAATCTATAGATTGTATGCCAAAGTAGATAACTTGGAAAGGCAAATAACCCACATAGTCAGAGAAATTGCTATAAGGGATAGGTATGAGCCAAAGAAAAGAGATTGA